One segment of Carya illinoinensis cultivar Pawnee chromosome 13, C.illinoinensisPawnee_v1, whole genome shotgun sequence DNA contains the following:
- the LOC122292032 gene encoding F-box protein At3g54460 isoform X1 has protein sequence MDGESFPGHKLCGYLCTVLTVNPPPPQPETLNFNARCEIFRDGSEVGFSSENGVVLYPVDSISNPAPNADVPCSEQCKRKRRVRNIGQVHGSISVVHQLHALVTHKCVKINARVVWFGTRGGDNGEARAVVLVDVYLPMAVWSGGQFPRSGATAGALFRHLSCDWGERMSMLARGEYYIEAYETEKSIWNLSDCHVLGCKLHYNVSDSSKRRLFELHETFKSLPSVTKKLLPGPSRMMPVDDSHRSGIWEVSDDILISILAMLGPVDLYRVAATCRHLRSLTASVMPCMKLKLFSHQQAAIEWMLQRERDAEILPHPLYSAFSTEDGFSFYVNIVSGEIVTGMAPTVKDFRGGMFCDEPGLGKTITALSLILKTHGMLADPPDGVQVIWGTHNGDRKCGYYELCGDNVTLGNTFLDRRDVNQNVRKNMEDGNHFSPKRARLVVFDDQFAGFDDPSPSQGIKTPISACSERAISVVQCSRDLSCIKKNLLSTYEGATGFSKQRKLGDDSSKRRHASIVPGDCSHTKQDGRFYGVAKGCKRPAKASADHLEYNDTWVQCDACYKWRKLGETRVADAGAAWFCSMNADPLFQCCSVPEESWDNCSLIRYLPGFYSKGASGGEEQNVSFFTSVLREHYQLIDLETKKAITWLAKLSLEKLSQMESIGLRSPYLGTCRVPVGNIHGFHRIFQAFGLIKGEEKGICRWYYPRDLDNLAFDVAALRIALCEPLDSIRLYLSRATLIVVPSNLVDHWKTQIEKYVSPGLLRVFVWTDNRKPSAHWLAWDFDIVITTFNRLSAEWGPHKKSVLLQVHWFRVILDEGHTLGSSLNLTNKLQMAVSLVASNRWILTGTPTPNTPNSQLSHLQPLLKFLREETFGQNQKSWEAGVLRPFEAGMEEGRSRLLHLLCKCMISARKLDLQNIPPCIKKVTFLNFTEEHARSYNELVVTVRRNILMADWNDPSHVESLLNPKQWKFRSATVRNVRLSCCVAGHIKMRDAGEDIQETMDVLVEKGLDPTSEDYAYIKYNLLYGGSCVRCKEWCRLPVITPCRHLLCIDCVALDSEKCTYPGCGNSYEMETPDVLARPENPNPKWPVPKDLIELQPSYKQDNWDPDWQSTSSSKVAYLVQSLKALLEGNREVSHYTGAGKNTKCMDQLLSSSQMTDGKMSTDTPKISLEKVLIFSQFLEHIHVIEQQLTFAGIKFAGMYSPMHSSNKMKALATFQNDASCMALLMDGSAALGLDLSFVTHVFLMEPIWDKSMEEQVISRAHRMGATRPIHVETLAMHGTIEDQMVEFLQDADGCRRFLKGEYGKPDCEGPRTRRTLHDFAESNYLSQLSFVRTNLKI, from the exons ATGGACGGCGAGTCGTTTCCTGGCCACAAGCTCTGCGGTTACTTGTGCACGGTTCTTACTGTCAATCCTCCGCCTCCACAACCCGAGACCCTGAATTTTAACGCTCGTTGTGAAATTTTCCGAGACGGTTCTGAGGTTGGTTTCAGCTCAGAGAATGGCGTCGTACTCTACCCGGTCGATTCCATATCCAATCCGGCCCCGAACGCTGACGTTCCGTGTTCCGAGCAATGCAAGCGGAAGAGGAGGGTGCGAAATATCGGGCAGGTGCATGGGAGCATAAGCGTGGTGCACCAGCTTCACGCCCTGGTTACGCACAAGTGCGTGAAGATCAATGCTCGCGTGGTTTGGTTTGGGACTCGTGGTGGTGATAATGGTGAGGCAAGGGCCGTGGTTCTGGTCGACGTGTACCTGCCAATGGCGGTTTGGAGTGGGGGGCAGTTTCCGAGGTCCGGAGCTACCGCCGGTGCGCTGTTTAGGCACTTGAG CTGCGACTGGGGGGAGAGAATGTCGATGCTTGCTAGGGGAGAGTATTACATAGAAGCTTATGAAACTGAGAAGAGCATTTGGAATCTTTCTGATTGTCATGTTCTTGGATGCAAGCTTCATTACAATGTCAGTGATTCTTCAAAAAGAAGGCTATTTGAACTTCATGAAACTTTTAAGAGCTTACCTAGTGTCACAAAGAAGCTACTGCCAGGTCCTTCAAGAATGATGCCGGTAGATGACTCTCATAGATCTGGCATATGGGAGGTATCGGATGACATTTTGATTAGCATACTAGCTATGCTTGGCCCAGTGGACCTTTATAGGGTTGCAGCAACCTGTCGCCATCTAAGATCCCTGACTGCATCAGTCATGCCATGTATGAAATTAAAACTGTTTTCTCATCAGCAGGCTGCAATTGAATGGATGTTGCAGCGTGAGCGCGATGCAGAAATTTTGCCACATCCTTTGTACTCAGCTTTCTCAACTGAAGATGGATTTAgtttttatgtaaatattgtTTCTGGTGAAATAGTCACTGGCATGGCTCCCACTGTCAAAGATTTCCGTGGGGGTATGTTCTGCGATGAACCTGGCTTAGGCAAGACTATAACTGCTCTTTCACTTATTCTGAAGACACACGGAATGTTAGCAGATCCACCAGATGGGGTACAGGTAATCTGGGGCACACATAATGGCGACAGGAAATGTGGTTATTATGAACTTTGTGGTGATAATGTCACTCTTGGCAACACATTTTTGGACAGAAGGGATGTAAATCAGAATGTTCGAAAAAACATGGAGGACGGGAACCACTTTTCACCTAAAAGAGCCAGGTTAGTGGTTTTTGATGACCAATTCGCAGGATTTGACGATCCAAGTCCTAGTCAAGGAATAAAAACACCTATATCTGCATGCTCTGAACGGGCAATATCTGTGGTTCAATGCTCTAGGGACTTGAGCTGCATCAAGAAAAACCTTCTTTCTACATATGAGGGAGCAACTGGTTTTTCAAAGCAAAGGAAGCTTGGAGATGATTCTAGTAAAAGGAGGCATGCTTCTATTGTTCCAGGAGATTGCTCTCACACAAAGCAAGATGGTAGGTTTTATGGTGTAGCAAAGGGTTGCAAGAGGCCTGCGAAGGCTTCTGCCGATCATCTCGAGTATAATGACACCTGGGTCCAATGTGATGCTTGTTATAAGTGGCGGAAGCTTGGAGAAACTAGGGTAGCTGATGCTGGTGCAGCATGGTTTTGTAGTATGAATGCTGATCCTTTATTTCAGTGTTGTAGTGTTCCTGAAGAGTCTTGGGATAATTGCAGCTTGATAAGATACTTACCGGGATTCTACAGCAAAGGAGCCTCTGGGGGCGAGGAACAAAATGTTTCGTTCTTTACCAGCGTGCTTAGAGAGCACTATCAATTGATTGATTTGGAAACAAAGAAAGCCATAACTTGGTTGGCTAAGCTTTCTTTGGAAAAGCTCTCACAAATGGAATCAATTGGCTTACGAAGTCCTTACTTGGGAACTTGTCGTGTGCCTGTTGGAAACATCCATGGTTTCCATAGAATATTTCAAGCATTTGGTCTCATAAAGGGAGAAGAAAAGGGTATTTGTAGGTGGTATTATCCCCGAGATCTTGACAACTTGGCCTTTGATGTGGCTGCTCTCAGGATTGCTCTTTGTGAGCCACTGGATTCCATCAGGTTATATTTGTCTAGAGCAACCCTAATTGTTGTGCCATCAAATCTAGTTGATCATTGGAAAACCCAAATTGAAAAGTATGTCAGTCCTGGTCTGTTGCGTGTATTTGTTTGGACAGATAATAGGAAGCCTTCTGCACACTGGCTAGCATGGGATTTTGACATTGTCATAACGACCTTTAATCGTTTAAGTGCAGAGTGGGGCCCCCATAAGAAAAGCGTTCTGCTGCAAGTGCATTGGTTTAGAGTCATATTAGATGAGGGACACACCCTTGGCTCAAGTCTGAACTTGacaaacaaattacaaatgGCTGTTTCGTTGGTGGCCTCAAATCGGTGGATATTAACTGGAACTCCAACTCCTAACACGCCCAACAGTCAACTGTCACATCTTCAGCCATTGCTTAAGTTCCTTCGTGAGGAAACATTTGGACAGAATCAAAAGTCATGGGAAGCTGGAGTTCTTAGGCCATTTGAAGCAGGAATGGAGGAGGGGCGGTCACGTTTGTTGCATTTACTTTGTAAGTGCATGATTAGTGCAAGAAAGTTGGATTTGCAAAATATTCCCCCCTGCATCAAGAAAGTAACTTTTCTCAATTTTACTGAGGAGCATGCAAGAAGTTACAATGAATTAGTAGTTACGGTGCGGCGCAATATACTAATGGCTGACTGGAATGATCCTTCTCATGTTGAGAGTCTACTGAATCCCAAGCAGTGGAAGTTTCGAAGTGCAACTGTCAGGAATGTCAGGCTATCTTGCTGTGTGGCTGGACATATTAAAATGAGAGATGCTGGCGAAGATATTCAGGAAACAATGGATGTTTTAGTTGAGAAGGGTCTGGATCCTACTTCGGAAGATTATGCTTACATAAAATACAATCTCCTCTATGGTGGGAGCTGTGTAAG ATGTAAGGAATGGTGCCGTTTGCCTGTCATTACACCGTGTAGGCATCTTTTGTGCATTGATTGTGTTGCTTTGGACAGTGAAAAATGTACCTATCCAGGATGTGGTAATTCATATGAGATGGAGACTCCTGATGTTCTTGCCCGGCCAGAAAATCCTAACCCAAAATGGCCTGTCCCCAAAGATCTTATTGAGTTACAACCATCGTACAAACAG GATAACTGGGATCCTGATTGGCAATCAACATCAAGCAGTAAAGTCGCTTATCTTGTTCAGAGCTTGAAAGCTTTGCTGGAAGGTAATAGAGAGGTGTCTCACTACACGGGTGCGGGAAAAAACACCAAGTGCATGGACCAGCTACTTTCTTCCTCTCAGATGACTGATGGGAAAATGAGCACAGATACTCCGAAAATTAGTCTGGAGAAAGTTCtaattttttctcaatttcttgAGCATATTCATGTCATTGAACAGCAG TTAACTTTTGCAGGTATTAAATTTGCTGGGATGTATAGTCCAATGCATTCTAGCAACAAG ATGAAGGCACTTGCCACGTTCCAGAATGATGCAAGTTGTATGGCACTTTTAATGGATGGGAGTGCTGCTCTGGGGCTTGATTTGAGCTTTGTAACGCATGTGTTCCTAATGGAACCTATTTGGGACAAAAG TATGGAGGAACAAGTTATTAGCCGTGCTCATAGGATGGGTGCTACTCGTCCTATCCATGTGGAAACGTTAGCTATGCATGGTACAATTGAAGACCAAATGGTGGAGTTCTTACAG GATGCTGATGGCTGTAGAAGATTCTTGAAGGGAGAGTATGGAAAACCTGATTGTGAAGGGCCACGAACTCGTCGAACGTTGCATGATTTTGCTGAGAGCAATTATCTCTCTCAGCTTAGTTTTGTCCGCACTAACCTGAAGATCTAA
- the LOC122292032 gene encoding F-box protein At3g54460 isoform X2, protein MDGESFPGHKLCGYLCTVLTVNPPPPQPETLNFNARCEIFRDGSEVGFSSENGVVLYPVDSISNPAPNADVPCSEQCKRKRRVRNIGQVHGSISVVHQLHALVTHKCVKINARVVWFGTRGGDNGEARAVVLVDVYLPMAVWSGGQFPRSGATAGALFRHLSCDWGERMSMLARGEYYIEAYETEKSIWNLSDCHVLGCKLHYNVSDSSKRRLFELHETFKSLPSVTKKLLPGPSRMMPVDDSHRSGIWEVSDDILISILAMLGPVDLYRVAATCRHLRSLTASVMPCMKLKLFSHQQAAIEWMLQRERDAEILPHPLYSAFSTEDGFSFYVNIVSGEIVTGMAPTVKDFRGGMFCDEPGLGKTITALSLILKTHGMLADPPDGVQVIWGTHNGDRKCGYYELCGDNVTLGNTFLDRRDVNQNVRKNMEDGNHFSPKRARLVVFDDQFAGFDDPSPSQGIKTPISACSERAISVVQCSRDLSCIKKNLLSTYEGATGFSKQRKLGDDSSKRRHASIVPGDCSHTKQDGRFYGVAKGCKRPAKASADHLEYNDTWVQCDACYKWRKLGETRVADAGAAWFCSMNADPLFQCCSVPEESWDNCSLIRYLPGFYSKGASGGEEQNVSFFTSVLREHYQLIDLETKKAITWLAKLSLEKLSQMESIGLRSPYLGTCRVPVGNIHGFHRIFQAFGLIKGEEKGICRWYYPRDLDNLAFDVAALRIALCEPLDSIRLYLSRATLIVVPSNLVDHWKTQIEKYVSPGLLRVFVWTDNRKPSAHWLAWDFDIVITTFNRLSAEWGPHKKSVLLQVHWFRVILDEGHTLGSSLNLTNKLQMAVSLVASNRWILTGTPTPNTPNSQLSHLQPLLKFLREETFGQNQKSWEAGVLRPFEAGMEEGRSRLLHLLCKCMISARKLDLQNIPPCIKKVTFLNFTEEHARSYNELVVTVRRNILMADWNDPSHVESLLNPKQWKFRSATVRNVRLSCCVAGHIKMRDAGEDIQETMDVLVEKGLDPTSEDYAYIKYNLLYGGSCVRCKEWCRLPVITPCRHLLCIDCVALDSEKCTYPGCGNSYEMETPDVLARPENPNPKWPVPKDLIELQPSYKQDNWDPDWQSTSSSKVAYLVQSLKALLEGNREVSHYTGAGKNTKCMDQLLSSSQMTDGKMSTDTPKISLEKVLIFSQFLEHIHVIEQQLTFAGIKFAGMYSPMHSSNKFR, encoded by the exons ATGGACGGCGAGTCGTTTCCTGGCCACAAGCTCTGCGGTTACTTGTGCACGGTTCTTACTGTCAATCCTCCGCCTCCACAACCCGAGACCCTGAATTTTAACGCTCGTTGTGAAATTTTCCGAGACGGTTCTGAGGTTGGTTTCAGCTCAGAGAATGGCGTCGTACTCTACCCGGTCGATTCCATATCCAATCCGGCCCCGAACGCTGACGTTCCGTGTTCCGAGCAATGCAAGCGGAAGAGGAGGGTGCGAAATATCGGGCAGGTGCATGGGAGCATAAGCGTGGTGCACCAGCTTCACGCCCTGGTTACGCACAAGTGCGTGAAGATCAATGCTCGCGTGGTTTGGTTTGGGACTCGTGGTGGTGATAATGGTGAGGCAAGGGCCGTGGTTCTGGTCGACGTGTACCTGCCAATGGCGGTTTGGAGTGGGGGGCAGTTTCCGAGGTCCGGAGCTACCGCCGGTGCGCTGTTTAGGCACTTGAG CTGCGACTGGGGGGAGAGAATGTCGATGCTTGCTAGGGGAGAGTATTACATAGAAGCTTATGAAACTGAGAAGAGCATTTGGAATCTTTCTGATTGTCATGTTCTTGGATGCAAGCTTCATTACAATGTCAGTGATTCTTCAAAAAGAAGGCTATTTGAACTTCATGAAACTTTTAAGAGCTTACCTAGTGTCACAAAGAAGCTACTGCCAGGTCCTTCAAGAATGATGCCGGTAGATGACTCTCATAGATCTGGCATATGGGAGGTATCGGATGACATTTTGATTAGCATACTAGCTATGCTTGGCCCAGTGGACCTTTATAGGGTTGCAGCAACCTGTCGCCATCTAAGATCCCTGACTGCATCAGTCATGCCATGTATGAAATTAAAACTGTTTTCTCATCAGCAGGCTGCAATTGAATGGATGTTGCAGCGTGAGCGCGATGCAGAAATTTTGCCACATCCTTTGTACTCAGCTTTCTCAACTGAAGATGGATTTAgtttttatgtaaatattgtTTCTGGTGAAATAGTCACTGGCATGGCTCCCACTGTCAAAGATTTCCGTGGGGGTATGTTCTGCGATGAACCTGGCTTAGGCAAGACTATAACTGCTCTTTCACTTATTCTGAAGACACACGGAATGTTAGCAGATCCACCAGATGGGGTACAGGTAATCTGGGGCACACATAATGGCGACAGGAAATGTGGTTATTATGAACTTTGTGGTGATAATGTCACTCTTGGCAACACATTTTTGGACAGAAGGGATGTAAATCAGAATGTTCGAAAAAACATGGAGGACGGGAACCACTTTTCACCTAAAAGAGCCAGGTTAGTGGTTTTTGATGACCAATTCGCAGGATTTGACGATCCAAGTCCTAGTCAAGGAATAAAAACACCTATATCTGCATGCTCTGAACGGGCAATATCTGTGGTTCAATGCTCTAGGGACTTGAGCTGCATCAAGAAAAACCTTCTTTCTACATATGAGGGAGCAACTGGTTTTTCAAAGCAAAGGAAGCTTGGAGATGATTCTAGTAAAAGGAGGCATGCTTCTATTGTTCCAGGAGATTGCTCTCACACAAAGCAAGATGGTAGGTTTTATGGTGTAGCAAAGGGTTGCAAGAGGCCTGCGAAGGCTTCTGCCGATCATCTCGAGTATAATGACACCTGGGTCCAATGTGATGCTTGTTATAAGTGGCGGAAGCTTGGAGAAACTAGGGTAGCTGATGCTGGTGCAGCATGGTTTTGTAGTATGAATGCTGATCCTTTATTTCAGTGTTGTAGTGTTCCTGAAGAGTCTTGGGATAATTGCAGCTTGATAAGATACTTACCGGGATTCTACAGCAAAGGAGCCTCTGGGGGCGAGGAACAAAATGTTTCGTTCTTTACCAGCGTGCTTAGAGAGCACTATCAATTGATTGATTTGGAAACAAAGAAAGCCATAACTTGGTTGGCTAAGCTTTCTTTGGAAAAGCTCTCACAAATGGAATCAATTGGCTTACGAAGTCCTTACTTGGGAACTTGTCGTGTGCCTGTTGGAAACATCCATGGTTTCCATAGAATATTTCAAGCATTTGGTCTCATAAAGGGAGAAGAAAAGGGTATTTGTAGGTGGTATTATCCCCGAGATCTTGACAACTTGGCCTTTGATGTGGCTGCTCTCAGGATTGCTCTTTGTGAGCCACTGGATTCCATCAGGTTATATTTGTCTAGAGCAACCCTAATTGTTGTGCCATCAAATCTAGTTGATCATTGGAAAACCCAAATTGAAAAGTATGTCAGTCCTGGTCTGTTGCGTGTATTTGTTTGGACAGATAATAGGAAGCCTTCTGCACACTGGCTAGCATGGGATTTTGACATTGTCATAACGACCTTTAATCGTTTAAGTGCAGAGTGGGGCCCCCATAAGAAAAGCGTTCTGCTGCAAGTGCATTGGTTTAGAGTCATATTAGATGAGGGACACACCCTTGGCTCAAGTCTGAACTTGacaaacaaattacaaatgGCTGTTTCGTTGGTGGCCTCAAATCGGTGGATATTAACTGGAACTCCAACTCCTAACACGCCCAACAGTCAACTGTCACATCTTCAGCCATTGCTTAAGTTCCTTCGTGAGGAAACATTTGGACAGAATCAAAAGTCATGGGAAGCTGGAGTTCTTAGGCCATTTGAAGCAGGAATGGAGGAGGGGCGGTCACGTTTGTTGCATTTACTTTGTAAGTGCATGATTAGTGCAAGAAAGTTGGATTTGCAAAATATTCCCCCCTGCATCAAGAAAGTAACTTTTCTCAATTTTACTGAGGAGCATGCAAGAAGTTACAATGAATTAGTAGTTACGGTGCGGCGCAATATACTAATGGCTGACTGGAATGATCCTTCTCATGTTGAGAGTCTACTGAATCCCAAGCAGTGGAAGTTTCGAAGTGCAACTGTCAGGAATGTCAGGCTATCTTGCTGTGTGGCTGGACATATTAAAATGAGAGATGCTGGCGAAGATATTCAGGAAACAATGGATGTTTTAGTTGAGAAGGGTCTGGATCCTACTTCGGAAGATTATGCTTACATAAAATACAATCTCCTCTATGGTGGGAGCTGTGTAAG ATGTAAGGAATGGTGCCGTTTGCCTGTCATTACACCGTGTAGGCATCTTTTGTGCATTGATTGTGTTGCTTTGGACAGTGAAAAATGTACCTATCCAGGATGTGGTAATTCATATGAGATGGAGACTCCTGATGTTCTTGCCCGGCCAGAAAATCCTAACCCAAAATGGCCTGTCCCCAAAGATCTTATTGAGTTACAACCATCGTACAAACAG GATAACTGGGATCCTGATTGGCAATCAACATCAAGCAGTAAAGTCGCTTATCTTGTTCAGAGCTTGAAAGCTTTGCTGGAAGGTAATAGAGAGGTGTCTCACTACACGGGTGCGGGAAAAAACACCAAGTGCATGGACCAGCTACTTTCTTCCTCTCAGATGACTGATGGGAAAATGAGCACAGATACTCCGAAAATTAGTCTGGAGAAAGTTCtaattttttctcaatttcttgAGCATATTCATGTCATTGAACAGCAG TTAACTTTTGCAGGTATTAAATTTGCTGGGATGTATAGTCCAATGCATTCTAGCAACAAG TTCAGATGA